A window from Salvelinus sp. IW2-2015 linkage group LG5, ASM291031v2, whole genome shotgun sequence encodes these proteins:
- the LOC111964052 gene encoding protein PRRC2B isoform X1 produces the protein MSDRLGQITKSKDGKSKYSSLSLFDKYKGKSIETQKTAAVPRHGLQSLGKVAAARRMPPPAHLPSLKSENKGNDPNVIIVPKDGTGWANKQEQPDQKSSIASTQQLPELQPQLALQKSVSNLQKTTPVASQESTNTSGPKQWAHLNGKAVELDGLRASNRLQPFSHEEFPTLKAAGEQDKAGKERSTFDPSYGPGPSLRPQNVTSWREGGGRNLVPSSLPACLPSETEGKASGVAETGSSPPPLPPSASSILSAPMVSPTTATIVSAPPAPEPKEISLRPAQPLRRPAPPALSHHHPTTTTYHDMLPAFMCPKETCDAPGTAEHTGPVTVVAPVRFDNRPTFRQPYPNNNQEPVNGEVGRGENRFIRGPLRNPSSRPIRRPGDRPPRPAIINPDDLKDLDELDNDCEDGWAGIHEEVDYGEKLKFSDDEEEHAAGEKNKMWAEWENQRRERQLSLSSGEGPYPQEGPEEEAYLAYQEQMAHRNTNGRFPSGEAQAQQKSSGLGMAQQGEPLEDQEERQVPARGKFVSPELSEAVERARRRREEEERRAREERLAACAEKLKRLDEKFGKMERQLSRSEEEAKDGESKDAALSPGRESKNHPESWQYGTKDAECLLEHSPRQQDYRDKATSGFASYRSEDDPGAESNSPLPPRFQKQQQEQVYKMQHWQQQSGHPAPSGSSHPQRGYYPPHVLGFDPRWMMMPPFMDPRMAQGRSPVDYYPNAVHSSGMMKPLMQPDHLNSPGSTSDEGCHPSMHHERRAPSTEPYPVWNQDGYPPRSFTPPYQRQHESSDRSQPDDRIDRTCSQQDLYEERGNECLDNPSHDLSHPAYHQSRGTDRDHHSHNQGLLSTALSRPQQQNTDGDYPKQEPKDGHLKDSTDHRDDVFDTAKEKGFDSDFWRRDGGQKKEGGVGVQNQWFDPGSTTSASSVSQPSETSGRTLTRRTGPIKKPVLKALKVEEKENEKPKVEPGEKVVPYRLEKEVLTNVYDLKKDNQPLVSNRRSASPAIEKQPEGKQHPPPAPAKVEQPSSPHSEDLPKESSWDSGKSQSSRDDQESREPAAPRRNNWIFVDEEQAFAGARGTGRGRSRGGFREFSSRGDRGGRGGENPRGSYNNNNSRDAVGAQRPGRGRGLPRDFVKVEDLQRGKPRRRNVSETLSETSEYEELPKRRRQKGSENGEGVSYPEQGETRKADRDSWRSNKVYTEDQAASDARDDKAKASSRGFGGRSLPPRLDTGRGYNTGRGFNNSSRDTSTWRGRGTQFGSGGGPMLENGYGPGTETFSRRPPPAEREPLKYTPKFTGSTGSFMENGTEDRGLEGEYYIDNDNPGQQQLRRRRPPRQDKPPRFRRLRQEREPGSGQWTSDEYINGSDGFANPWPGRSKEGSREDGWPSGHYSGGGGRSGGQHGQAEDWETGSENSDFNDWREKRGGGQQQQAHGGDVHSDSGHGELGSVEKRELAKRSFSSQRPLMDRQNRKGEPALLEGNKMTRSSENPNALPSCNRNDGWQNGGASNHRRNKEDSGLVYCVEQSEEGHQSNEHSGKKLDKELKTRSVKGDLAEPLSQYDLTSYHIEGDAGGSSPDGFQDLSKKQQRHLPQEDDRRRKEHGAPVPVKNRPITSKMPPRFAKKQGGMTMDQPEEGLSANNLGTEIWETNSSALSVQSSGGDSWTKQVSYTGSEPNSEDSDAGPEQSKEQHKPGPIGNERSLKHRKGSEGLEGGPITPVNGVNLHADTVLPVPPIEFGVSAKDSDFSLPPRSTPVPVSNPVTKLQVTLASNPALTQAIPMLRRDHLQPGINLNPISFPSADLTLKMESARKAWENSQSLPEQGSPGGVAAGAQPPCTVGSSSGVSYSSFGGVPMPVASVAPSMSMQGNHIPPLYLDGHVFPSQPRLVPPTMTQQQSYQQAAAQQIPISLHTSLQAQAQLGLRGGLPVSQSQEMFNSIPSFRSQVYMHPNLSQPSPMVLSGGGPLKGPYSAFPGMQPSDMVKPQSGSHYQPMNGSQAMVYDGQMNQGPGMGSSQLMDSQLIQVTMPLPGSQLRYGSAQQHLILPQSIQLQQGQNLSVGAARRMLPPGSQPPVMTGSRENFPISTGPYTTYKTSQMEMKGFQFSDKPNHSQGMPGGYNRPGSASPSGKPSGPVPGHYTQQKTTSMQAVQQRGWACSGPGLTCSCCYRDPATGWFEAPLCPLHGKVPPPQGSMVMHMRPPTTGPFPTPIQRPVMQVNKTVIIRSPPYPNPGREPLHSTPPLAPEPSVKGPEDGMKLSHPL, from the exons tTCCATTGCATCAACACAACAGCTGCCGGAGTTGCAGCCGCAGCTGGCTTTACAGAAATCTGTCTCCAATCTCCAGAAGACCACACCGGTAGCCAGTCAAGAG AGCACAAACACAAGTGGACCAAAGCAATGGGCCCATCTAAATGGAAAGGCCGTAGAACTAGATG GTTTAAGGGCCTCAAACCGACTGCAGCCCTTCTCTCACGAGGAATTTCCAACGCTGAAGGCTGCTGGGGAACAGGACAAGGCTGGCAAGGAAAGAAGCACCTTCGATCCGTCGTATGGGCCCGGACCAAGCCTCCGCCCCCAGA ATGTGACAAGTTGGAGGGAGGGTGGTGGGAGGAACCTTGTGCCCTCATCCCTGCCGGCCTGCCTGCCTTCAGAGACCGAGGGCAAGGCCAGCGGCGTGGCTGAGACTGGGagctccccccctcctcttcccccctctgcctcctctattctctctgccCCCATGGTCAGTCCCACCACTGCCACCATTGTCAGCGCCCCTCCAGCCCCGGAGCCCAAGGAGATCTCTCTGCGCCCCGCCCAGCCACTCCGCAGGCCCGCCCCCCCTGCCCTGAGCCATCAccaccctaccaccaccacctaccACGACATGCTGCCTGCCTTT ATGTGCCCCAAAGAGACTTGTGATGCTCCCGGCACTGCTGAACACACTGGCCCTGTCACTGTGGTCGCCCCAGTCCGCTTTGACAACAGGCCCACCTTCAGGCAGCCCTACCCCAATAACAACCAAGAGCCTGTCAA TGGCGaggtggggagaggagaaaaCCGCTTCATCCGCGGGCCCCTGCGCAACCCCTCCTCCCGACCCATCCGTCGACCTGGCGACAGACCCCCTCGTCCAGCAATCATCAACCCAGATGACCTGAAGGATCTGGATGAGCTAGACAACGACTGTGAAGACGGCTGGGCAG GTATCCATGAAGAAGTTGATTACGGCGAGAAACTCAAGTTcagtgatgatgaggaggagcatGCCGCTGGTGAAAAGAACAAGATGTG GGCTGAATGGGAGAACCAACGTCGTGAGCGCCAGTTATCCCTGAGCTCAGGAGAGGGGCCATACCCCCAGGAGGGCCCTGAGGAGGAGGCTTACCTTGCCTACCAGGAGCAGATGGCCCACAGGAACACCAATGGCAGGTTCCCCTCTGGAGAAGCACAG GCACAGCAGAAGAGCTCCGGGCTGGGCATGGCCCAACAGGGTGAACCCCTGGAAGACCAGGAGGAGCGCCAGGTCCCAGCCCGGGGCAAGTTTGTTTCCCCTGAGCTCTCAGAGGCTGTGGAGAGAGCACGCCGacgcagggaggaggaggagaggcgtgCCCGTGAGGAAAGACTGGCCGCATGTGCCGAGAAGCTCAAGAGGCTAGATGAGAAGTTTGGGAAGATGGAGAGGCAGTTGTCGAGGTCTGAGGAGGAAGCAAAGGACGGGGAGAGCAAGGATGCAGCACTGTCCCCTGGAAGAGAGAGCAAAAACCACCCAGAGAGCTGGCAGTACGGCACAAAAG ACGCTGAGTGTCTCTTGGAGCACTCCCCCAGACAGCAGGACTACAGGGACAAGGCCACCTCGGGCTTCGCCTCCTACCGCAGCGAGGACGATCCCGGGGCCGAATCCAACTCTCCCCTACCGCCCCGCTTCCAAAAGCAGCAGCAG GAGCAAGTGTATAAGATGCAGCACTGGCAGCAGCAGTCTGGCCACCCCGCCCCCTCCGGCTCCAGCCACCCCCAGAGGGGCTACTACCCCCCACACGTGCTGGGCTTTGACCCCCGCTGGATGATGATGCCCCCCTTCATGGACCCCCGCATGGCCCAGGGCCGCTCCCCTGTAGACTACTACCCTAACGCTGTCCACTCTTCAG GAATGATGAAACCGCTGATGCAGCCAGACCACCTGAACAGCCCAGGGTCCACCTCTGACGAGGGCTGCCACCCCAGCATGCATCACGAGAGGAGGGCCCCCTCCACCGAGCCCTACCCCGTTTGGAACCAAGATGGCTACCCCCCTCGCAGTTTCACCCCACCCTACCAGAGACAGCACGAGAGCTCAGACAGGAGCCAGCCAGACGACCGGATTGACAGGACCTGCTCCCAGCAGGACTTGTATGAAGAGAGGGGAAACGAGTGCCTAGACAACCCCTCTCACGACCTCTCCCATCCGGCCTACCACCAGAGCAGAGGCACCGACAGGGACCACCACTCGCACAACCAAGGCCTGCTCTCCACAGCCCTGAGCCGGCCCCAGCAGCAGAACACAGACGGCGACTACCCCAAACAGGAACCCAAAGACGGGCACCTGAAGGACAGCACTGACCACCGCGACGATGTCTTCGACACCGCCAAGGAAAAGGGCTTTGACTCAGACTTCTGGAGGCGAGATGGAGGCCAGAAGAAGGAAGGTGGTGTTGGTGTTCAGAACCAGTGGTTTGATCCTGGCTCCACCACCTCCGCCAGCAGTGTAAGCCAGCCATCTGAGACCAGTGGTAGGACCCTGACCCGCAGGACCGGTCCCATTAAGAAGCCTGTGCTCAAGGccctcaaagtggaagagaaggAGAACGAGAAGCCCAAAGTGGAGCCCGGGGAGAAGGTAGTCCCTTACCGCCTGGAGAAAGAAGTGCTCACCAATGTATATGACCTGAAGAAAGACAACCAGCCCCTAGTAAGTAACAGACGCTCCGCCTCACCTGCTATCGAGAAGCAGCCAGAAGGGAAGCAACACCCACCACCAGCCCCTGCTAAAGTAGAGCAGCCATCCAGTCCCCACAGTGAGGATTTGCCCAAGGAGAGCAGCTGGGACAGTGGGAAGAGCCAGTCCTCTAGAGACGACCAGGAGAGCAGGGAGCCTGCCGCACCACGACGCAACAACTGGATCTTCGTCGATGAGGAGCAGGCCTTTGCCGGAGCCAGGGGAACGGGTAGAGGTCGAAGCCGTGGCGGCTTCAGGGAGTTCAGCTCCAGAGGAGACCGGGGAGGCCGAGGCGGAGAGAACCCCAGAGgaagctacaacaacaataacagCAGGGACGCCGTTGGAGCCCAGAGACCAGGCAGAGGCAGAGGACTGCCCAGGGACTTTGTCAAGGTGGAAGACCTGCAGAGGGGGAAGCCAAGGAGGCGCAACGTCAGCGAGACTCTGAGCGAGACCTCCGAGTACGAGGAGCTGCCCAAGCGGCGGCGCCAGAAGGGCTCTGAAAACGGAGAGGGTGTCAGCTACCCAGAGCAGGGAGAGACCAGGAAGGCTGACCGAGACTCGTGGAGGTCGAACAAGGTGTACACTGAAGACCAGGCGGCTAGCGACGCCCGAGACGACAAAGCCAAGGCCAGCAGCAGGGGGTTCGGCGGCCGCTCTCTGCCTCCCAGACTCGACACTGGCAGGGGCTACAACACCGGCCGGGGGTTCAACAACAGCTCCAGAGACACCTCCACCTGGAGGGGCCGGGGGACACAGTTCGGCAGCGGCGGTGGGCCAATGCTGGAGAACGGCTATGGCCCGGGCACCGAAACCTTCTCCAGAAGACCACCACCTGCAGAGCGCGAGCCCCTCAAATACACCCCCAAGTTTACCGGCTCTACCGGTTCCTTCATGGAGAATGGCACAGAGGACCGTGGCTTGGAGGGAGAGTACTACATAGACAACGACAACCCTGGACAACAGCAGTTAAGAAGACGGCGGCCGCCACGCCAGGACAAGCCCCCGCGCTTCCGCCGACTACGTCAAGAGAGGGAGCCCGGCAGCGGCCAGTGGACCAGTGACGAGTATATCAACGGATCGGACGGATTCGCCAACCCCTGGCCAGGCCGCTCCAAGGAGGGAAGTAGAGAAGACGGATGGCCCAGTGGCCACTACTCCGGAGGGGGAGGGAGGTCCGGTGGTCAGCATGGCCAGGCTGAGGACTGGGAGACTGGCTCGGAGAACAGCGACTTCAACGACTGGAGGGAGAAGCGAGGTGGAGGGCAGCAGCAGCAAGCCCACGGTGGAGATGTGCACTCAGACTCTGGCCACGGGGAGCTTGGCTCTGTGGAGAAGAGGGAGCTGGCCAAGAGAAGCTTCTCCAGCCAGCGCCCCCTGATGGACCGGCAGAACAGGAAGGGAGAGCCGGCTCTACTGGAAGGGAACAAGATGACACGTTCCTCAGAGAACCCCAACGCACTGCCCTCCTGCAACAGGAACGACGGCTGGCAGAACGGAGGGGCCTCCAACCATAGGAG GAACAAAGAGGATTCAGGCCTAGTCTACTGTGTTGAGCAGTCTGAGGAGGGCCACCAGTCCAACGAACACTCAGGGAAGAAGCTGGACAAGGAGCTGAAGACTCGGTCTGTAAAGGGAGACCTGGCCGAGCCATTGTCTCAGTACGACCTCACCAGCTACCACA TTGAGGGGGATGCTGGGGGTTCCAGTCCAGATGGGTTCCAGGACCTGTCCAAGAAACAGCAGCGTCATCTTCCACAGGAAGACGACAGGAGGAGGAAGGAACATGGAGCTCCG GTGCCGGTGAAGAACAGACCGATCACCTCCAAGATGCCCCCACGGTTTGCCAAGAAGCAGGGTGGCATGACCATGGATCAGCCAGAGGAGGGCCTCTCTGCCAACAACCTGGGCACTGAGATCTGGGAGACCAACAGCTCCG CTCTGTCAGTCCAGTCATCTGGAGGAGACTCGTGGACCAAGCAGGTGTCTTATACAGGCAGCGAGCCCAACTCTGAGGACTCTGACGCGGGGCCTGAGCAGAGCAAGGAGCAGCACAAGCCCGGCCCCATCGGCAACGAGCGCTCGCTCAAGCACCGCAAGGGCTCGGAGGGTCTGGAGGGCGGGCCCATTACGCCCGTCAACGGCGTGAACCTCCACGCGGACACAGTGCTGCCTGTGCCGCCCATAGAGTTTGGCGTTAGCGCCAAGGACTCTGACTTCAGCCTACCGCCCAGGTCCACCCCAGTGCCTGTGTCCAACCCCGTCACCAAGCTACAGGTCACCCTTGCCAGCAAC CCGGCCCTGACCCAGGCCATCCCCATGCTGCGTAGAGACCACCTGCAGCCTGGCAtcaacctcaaccccatctcttTCCCCAGCGCTGACCTCACACTCAAG ATGGAGTCAGCCCGTAAGGCGTGGGAGAACTCCCAGTCTCTCCCTGAGCAGGGCTCTCCTGGTGGGGTTGCCGCTGGTGCCCAGCCCCCCTGCACTGTAGGCTCCTCCAGTGGGGTCAGCTACAGCTCCTTTGGAGGGGTGCCAATGCCCGTGGCCTCTGTGGCACCTTCCATGTCCATGCAGG GTAACCATATCCCCCCGCTGTATCTGGACGGCCATGTTTTTCCCAGCCAGCCTCGTCTGGTGCCCCCAACCATGACCCAGCAGCAGAGCTACCAACAG GCAGCTGCCCAGCAGATCCCCATCTCCCTGCACACCTCTCTGCAGGCCCAGGCCCAGCTTGGTCTCCGGGGGGGCCTGCCCGTCTCACAGTCCCAGGAGATGTTCAACTCCATTCCCTCCTTCAGGTCCCAGGTATACATGCACCCCAATCTGTCCCAGCCCAGCCCCATGGTGCTGTCAGGTGGTGGCCCCCTCAAGGGGCCCTACTCGGCCTTCCCGGGCATGCAGCCGTCGGATATGGTCAAGCCCCAGTCTGGCTCCCACTACCAGCCAATGAATGGCAGCCAGGCCATGGTCTACGACGGCCAGATGAACCAGGGCCCTGGCATGGGCTCCTCCCAGCTCATGGACTCCCAGCTCATCCAG gtgaccATGCCCTTGCCGGGCTCTCAGCTGCGTTATGGCTCTGCCCAGCAGCACCTCATCCTGCCCCAGTCCATCCAGCTCCAGCAGGGCCAGAACCTCTCCGTGGGAGCTGCCCGCAGAATGCTCCCCCCTGGCTCCCAGCCCCCAGTCATGACCGGCAGCAGAGAG aatttcCCAATCTCTACTGGTCCGTATACTACTTACAAG ACCTCCCAGATGGAAATGAAAGGTTTCCAGTTCTCTGACAAGCCCAATCACTCCCAGGGCATGCCTGGAGGATACAACAG accAGGGTCTGCCAGCCCCAGTGGGAAGCCGTCTGGCCCCGTGCCTGGACATTACACCCAGCAG AAGACGACCTCCATGCAGGCTGTTCAGCAACGAGGCTGGGCCTGCAGTGGCCCTGGCCTGACCTGTAGTTGCTGCTACAGAGACCCGGCCACCGGCTGGTTTGAGGCCCCGCTGTGCCCCCTCCACGGCAAG GTCCCTCCTCCTCAGGGCAGCATGGTTATGCACATGCGTCCCCCCACCACCGGCCCCTTCCCCACCCCCATCCAGAGACCTGTCATGCAGGTCAACAAGACCGTCATCATCCGCTCCCCCCCTTATCCCAACCCCGGGCGCGAGCCCCTCCACTCCACCCCCCCCTTGGCCCCCGAGCCCTCTGTCAAGGGGCCGGAGGATGGCATGAAGTTGAGCCACCCACTGTAA